From one Rosa rugosa chromosome 4, drRosRugo1.1, whole genome shotgun sequence genomic stretch:
- the LOC133746285 gene encoding uncharacterized protein LOC133746285 — translation MMPYAKVSTEVILAELEHESKAACRADVDLETQQAVDKDFLVDFSMEMPLYAGVPEGVAELLGLDNAEEEGAQVVVGSGEEEVPPVSVPEHQPFIEEQEVVPGAEVPVVDLDGLSVRDVAEVVAPDCVSEEGPHQNVPVSNSSGEAEVTSWPASIVGVVRAADLGLVVPQDCRVVASECVGPQAGSLAPLVCATHARSAVLVLSKRKGVRFGHPAVGLSLNPRPKKKTRRSGDEGRKSKSHSSGSRHSQAEVASNLTRALGEIGVGESYMPTMVADLRLIHRDGGRIHRGDLVADVEGAREGIMRVGILLLILCYCSRSYYDSLALVGRLCMGFMPP, via the coding sequence ATGATGCCATATGCCAAGGTCTCCACCGAGGTTATATTGGCCGAGTTAGAGCATGAATCGAAAGCGGCTTGCCGAGCCGATGTTGATCTGGAGACTCAGCAGGCTGTTGATAAGGATTTCCTGGTGGATTTTTCCATGGAAATGCCGCTCTATGCTGGGGTTCCCGAGGGGGTTGCCGAGCTGCTTGGACTCGACAATGCTGAAGAAGAGGGTGCCCAAGTGGTCGTGGGTAGTGGGGAGGAAGAAGTCCCCCCAGTGTCAGTTCCTGAACACCAACCTTTCATTGAGGAGCAAGAGGTTGTTCCGGGAGCAGAAGTGCCAGTGGTAGACCTGGATGGGCTGAGTGTTAGGGATGTCGCGGAGGTCGTGGCTCCTGATTGTGTGTCAGAGGAAGGGCCTCACCAGAATGTACCGGTGTCTAATAGTTCAGGCGAGGCCGAGGTGACGAGTTGGCCGGCTTCCATTGTGGGCGTTGTTAGAGCTGCCGATTTGGGCCTTGTGGTGCCGCAGGATTGCCGAGTTGTCGCCTCTGAATGTGTTGGTCCCCAGGCTGGGTCCCTAGCTCCCCTGGTGTGTGCTACACATGCTCGGAGTGCCGTGCTTGTGCTAAGTAAGAGGAAAGGTGTTCGCTTTGGTCACCCTGCCGTCGGCTTGTCTCTAAATCCACGTCCCAAGAAGAAAACTCGGCGAAGTGGTGACGAGGGTAGGAAGTCTAAATCTCACTCTAGTGGGTCTCGACACTCCCAGGCTGAGGTGGCGAGTAATCTGACTCGTGCTCTCGGGGAGATTGGGGTCGGTGAAAGTTACATGCCCACCATGGTGGCCGACCTGCGCCTTATTCACCGTGATGGAGGTCGGATCCACCGAGGAGATCTTGTCGCCGACGTCGAGGGTGCTCGGGAGGGTATAATGAGGGTTGGTATTTTATTGCTCATTTTGTGTTATTGTTCCCGTTCTTACTATGACTCCCTTGCTTTGGTAGGCAGGCTGTGCATGGGGTTTATGCCTCCTTAG
- the LOC133707430 gene encoding aminotransferase ALD1, chloroplastic-like, translating into MEKLRNGYLFPEISKLELQHIEKYPDAKLISLGIGDTTEPLPEIITSTMANYAHALSTADGYSGYGPEQGNKALRKAIAKAFYKDLPVKDMEIFVSDGAQCDITRLQLLLGSNVTIAVQDPSFPAYIDSSVIIGQAGEIKDESGRYRSIEYMNCSPHNNFFPNLSTTSRADIIFFCSPNNPTGYAATRKQLEQLVDFARQNGSIIIYDSAYSSYIRDDSPRSIYEIPGAREVAIEISSFSKFAGFTGIRLGWTVVPEELLYSNGFPVIYDFNRIVCTCFNGASNIAQAGGLACLSPVGFQAVHSMVDYYMENAKILVETFASLGYQVYGGANAPYIWVHFPGSSSWDVFTEILEKTHILTVPGSGFGAAGEGCLRISSFGHRECIREASRRLRTLFQ; encoded by the exons ATGGAGAAATTGCGGAATGGTTATTTGTTTCCTGAG ATTTCAAAGCTTGAGCTCCAACATATTGAGAAGTACCCAGATGCCAAATTGATAAGCCTTGGAATTGGTGATACAACAGAACCGCTACCAGAAATCATAACCTCAACCATGGCTAAT TATGCACATGCTCTTTCAACTGCTGATGGTTATTCAGGGTATGGACCTGAGCAAGGCAACAAG GCATTGCGGAAGGCAATTGCAAAAGCATTCTATAAAGATCTACCAGTAAAAGACATGGAAATTTTTGTATCAGATGGCGCTCAGTGTGATATTACTCGCCTTCAG CTGCTTCTGGGTTCAAATGTGACGATAGCTGTGCAAGATCCATCCTTTCCA GCTTACATAGACTCAAGTGTCATAATAGGTCAGGCAGGTGAGATCAAAGATGAATCTGGGAGGTATAGGAGCATTGAATACATGAACTGCAGCCCTCACAATAATTTTTTTCCGAACTTATCAACTACTTCAAGAGCAGATATTATATTCTTTTGCTCTCCAAACAATCCAACTGGTTATGCAGCAACAAGGAAGCAATTAGAGCAACTTGTAGATTTTGCAAGGCAGAATGGATCAATTATCATATATGACTCTGCCTATTCATCTTATATCAGAGATGATAGTCCTCGGTCAATATACGAAATTCCTGGTGCCAGAGAG gttgcCATTGAAATTTCATCATTCTCCAAATTTGCTGGGTTCACCGGCATCCGTCTAGGTTGGACGGTTGTCCCTGAGGAGCTCTTATACTCCAATGGTTTTCCTGTTATATATGACTTCAATCGTATTGTGTGCACTTGCTTTAATGGAGCATCTAATATTGCTCAAGCTGGTGGATTGGCATGTCTTTCTCCAGTAGGTTTCCAG GCTGTGCATTCTATGGTTGACTACTACATGGAGAATGCAAAGATATTGGTCGAGACATTTGCTTCTCTTGGTTACCAAGTATATGGTGGTGCAAATGCTCCCTACATTTGGGTGCATTTTCCTGGCTCAAGTTCTTGGGATGTATTCACTGAGATTCTTGAAAAAACACACATCCTTACAGTTCCAGGTTCTGGATTTGGTGCAGCTGGTGAAGGGTGCCTCAGAATTAGTTCTTTTGGCCACAGAGAGTGTATCCGTGAGGCCTCGCGTAGGCTCAGAACCCTATTTCAATAG